The region TACCTACCTTGAAGTACGGAGTAATGGAGGCATTATTCTTTCAGATACACACCGAGTTTCCGACATTCCTTTGTGATTCCGGATGACCATGCTTTGTCCCTATCTCAACCAGCAATCGGGCACACCACCCCGTCACGTCTTCTCATGATATGCTCACGACATCGTCTCGCAGCTGCTACCAGCCGACAAGCCTACCTAGATTCTCATCTCATCTGGATATAGTAGGCACGTCTTGGGTGAAACTGCGGCAATCAGGGGAACCGTCTGCCAGGCTAGCTTGGGCACCTGGTTCTTGATGCCAAGACCCGCGCACCTTGCTGGCTCCTTCTTCGTCAcggccatcaaggtgcaTAGATACTGCCGTCGAGGTTCTctcccccacaaccaccctctcctcccgtcAATTTATCATCATCCATTTATTCCTgcatcttttctcttctcccatTGCCGCTCAACTTCTTCTTGACTCTATCAAACGATCACCGGCTTGGTTTCTCCTTATTAGCAGCTTTTGTTACAGGGTTAATATCTTCTTACCAGCCGTCCTGGCACTACCGGAATAGCTACACCACACCTATCCAAACTGTCGCTGGCATACACTTGAATAACCACCCAAAATTACATACAACACACATATATACGGTTAAGGCCATATCAGCCGAAGGGatctccaccctccaccccgacACCATCATGACCACCAACTCTGccacaacaacgacaacgtcGCTCATCAACGCCGACATAACCCTCCTCATTGCAGAGCAAACCGACCTCCCAACCTTGCTCGCGTTAGCCAGCACAAACAAGCACCTCAACGGCCTGATCAACGCATACGAACACTCGATTATCAAGTCCAAAATCACCACCGCTATCCCAAACccactcctccaacctcccctcgGGTCAGTCCTATCCTCCcacagctcctccacccgcCAAATCCTGCCACCTTGGTCCTTCCAAGTAGCAGCCGAACTCGAACGCCGCCACACCCGCACCGAAACCATGTTCAACATTTCCACcgtccccccaacccccttgaTATCAGCCATGTTCCGCGTCCCTTCTTTTGCGGCGCTGTCACGGCAACAGTTTACCCAACTGGTCGACCTGTTCAAACGGGCTTGCTGCCTGGCGGATCATATCTGTGATTTGGCGCTGCTCGTCAAGATACCGGCCATGGCGAGGGAGCTGTCGGCTGTGGATCCGTACGTGGTGCAAAAGGCGATTCACCGAACGAGGCAGGGGTTTATTAAAGGGTTGGAACCGTTGGATCTGGCGCTGTTGACGCATTTGGCGGCgttgggggggatggcgtatgcggaggagatgggggagttgATGAGTTCTGAtccggaggggttggagaggatggtggcgtTCAAGGAGACTATTTTACGGGAGGGGAGCGCGGCGCTTTGGGGTTTTTTACATCCAAAGGAGGGGGAAGTGATTGAGGGGAATGGACCACCTTCTTTGCCGCCTAGGGCGAGGGGGAGCGGGCTTGGGAGGTATATTGCTGGCAAGGTGGaaggggtgttgagggattTGCATGCTTATGAGATGGGGCTTAAGGAGCGGGATCatgaggaggcggagggagagggggagggggagtgggcggataaggagggggtgagggaaggggggtgggaggatgatgatgatgatgatccgTTTGTTGTTTTGCATGGGCTTCATCAGACTGTCATGGGTGCCTTTCCTAAGCCGGTTGAGGAACCAAAGGACGATGAGGGGGATGCTGTGATAGAAAATGAGAGTGAGCagtgggagggagaaggggttgaatacgaggaggtggatattgagggcgaggatgtGAGTtctgaagaggagggagagatagaagaggaagaggtagaggaagaggaggttttcCCTGTTGAACCTAGAGAACAGTTGATCCTGGAGGTGGTTAGAAGTGCGGTTCCATGCTCAGTTTAGAGAGGGACAGATGTATATACACAGGCGTTCAGACATTGGCTTAGCGTAGGggtcctttcttttcttgtgttTGGGTTAAGCATGGAGCTGCAGGGGGGGGGCAATTCAAGGAATATACAGGGTAGCGATGGAGGTATGAACGGGCTTTTGAATTATTGCAGGGTGGGCCCTGTGTGTTTATTCAGGAAGCCTATCTGGTCAGGTATGATGATGCCGCCCACATACAGTTGGGTGGCACGATGGTCAGGAGGGAACGGGGTCCACGACGGGACGGGCAGTGGATAGGACTCTCAGTACAGCGTTCGTTTAACCTTGAGGTTTTTCTGCTTGGCAGAAAGTTTACGTATACCCTTTTGGTAGGAAATCATTGCAATTCCAGGGTTTCTCATGACCTCATTTCTTGTTCTAGAAATAGACCTGCTGTGTTCCATTTCCTGGGAAATCCGCGGAACCGCCCCTGGCCGGTGACCAACAAAGGTGTTTCCTGTCCGCGACAAAGACACTGTTCGCTGGACTCTCCAACAAAGGTATGTACGAGAGACTAGAAGTTATTTTGGGAACAATCTCAATGAACAAAGGGCTTCTTCAGGTAATATTTAAGGACGGGACACCCCCTCTCGTaattctttcttctcttttctggTCTAGACATTCAaaaccaacagcaaaaaCGATCAGAGTTTATTAcgactactactactactactattTGCAGCTTGTGATCAACACTTCTCGTAACAAACACAACACACATCActacccaacaacaacaacaacaacaacaacaacaacaacaacaacaacatccacaCCAGATCACTCAAGATGTGCCACAAAACCACTGTGAGGCTCGGGTGTGGTCACAAGTCGAGTACCCTATCCTCAATCGCCTCCTGCCGCCGCCTCGCCAAGCTTCAGCAAGACGAGGACAAGACCATTTGGCTGTTTTCTCGCTACAAAAAGCTTACCCACTGCGGTAATCTTACCAGGGAGGAATGCTATGACGAGGGCCGGATTTGCGGCTCTTGCTACGAGAAACGGAAGCAGGAGAAGCGCGAACgacgggagagggagcagagggaggagatgaggcGCAATGAGCGGAATGCTGAGATCCTCCGTGACCGGGTTGAACAAGACCGtcgggagcgggagaggagagagcaggagaagaagaaggctatGGAGAGGGCTGCTCGgaagcagagggaggagatggaagaggagaggaggcggcaggagaggagggcttatcgggaggagatggccaggaaaagggatgaggaggagaggaagagggaatttgagaagagggcgagggctgAGAGGGCTGAGCGGGAGGCCAGGGAGAGGAGAGTgaggcaggagagggaggcgagggagcgGGCTCAAGCTGAGGCCGAGAGGAAGCGGTCCGCGGAGCGTAATGCTGCGCGGCaaagggagaaggagaggaggcgcgaggagatggagagggaggagacaGAGGCtagggagaagaagaggagggaggatgcTGAGCGTGCTCGGCGGactgctgcttcttcttcttccagacGGCCTGTCCCTCCCCCTGGCCGTCTTTCTGAGCGTCGCTTCTTGAACCTTGACGCTGAAGCTCGGAGGCAGCAGGGGCTCCGCAATACACctacacctcctcctcggcctgtcCAAAGGGGCAGCGCTGCTGTCCCTCCTCTTCGTTTTGCCACTCGTCAGACTCAGATTCCCGTCCAACGCGGTCCTCAAAGGCCGGTTCAGGTTGTATCTCCCATTCCCTCTCACTTTGCTCAGGCTGCGTTCATTGATCGCGGCTCCCCGGCCGTGGATAGGTCCCAGCCCTTCTATGGTCCTGGTCCCTCTCGGGCTCTTACTGATCCGGTTGATGATATTGTTAATAGGTATCAACAGCGTAGCCCTGTCGTTGATGTCTCGGAGCCTTTTAACCCAGGCTTCAGGCAAGCTGTTAACCCAACTAATCCTAAAACTAATAGAAACCCCGGAAGGCGTATTGGACTGGGCATCTATGTGCCCGGCTCCGAGAACCGTTCTGGTATTCGTAGGTACTTTGGTCGTTTCACCCGTCCTTACCAGCATGTTCTTGACAAAGCCAGagctaaaggtaaaggcAGAGAGTCCAAAGTTCCCTTTCCCCCTGGGAGCAACGTCACGTTTGATGCTACTAACAAGCCAGACCGCAGCAGAAGAACCGAGCCAGGGCCGAGCTATTCAGGCTCGCCAAGCTCATCGTCCTCAAGTTCAGCTGAGTCCAAAGCGTCTGGtcttccccctccgcccGAGGGCTGGAGAAGGGATCGTAACTACCATCCCAGGAGTCCTGTGCCCCGCCCTATGCGTCAGGGACCTAACCCTACAGCTGCTCATCATATCAGGCCCAATACTGACAAGCAGCCAAGGCCACCCACTGGCACCCTCTCGGCCTCGCTCAAGAGAGTTCTGGCGAAGTGTCCTCCTAAGACTAAAACTAGGAGGGGTAAGGTCTCGAGGTCGCTCAATACCCTGCTTGCTGGTCGGAAGACTCCGTCTCCCCTGGCGGGCGCCCTTGATGGAGTCTCTTCTTCGAGAAGGTGAGTGTGTCATCTAACGTCATTCGTTACCTATTATATCCTTTGTCTTTAGAAACCTCATTCAAGTGAATGAAGCATATACAGTCATGAATTAACACATACATGTCCCAACTCTTTTTATAAcatatttctttttaacAAAACTTATATTCCCAATATGCAATGTGATTTTGATGTGATACATACTATTATGAGCCTGTGCCTGTATGAGTGTGCGTCTGTATAAGCGTGTGTGCGTCTTGCAAGAAGAGTAGGTAGGACTGAGTATCTACATACTATAGCCACCGTCAGATAGAAAGTTAGATCCCTTGTAAATATTAGAAGAACAATGCAATTGTTCTTGGAACAAGGGGCTTATATAGGTGCTCTCACAGGACCTTCTCGAGTTGAGGTTAGCGGGTTAGAAAGGGCAACACGTAGGGAATAGAAAAGAGAGCCGAAAACCATTCAGACCTGTACCAAATTGTCATTGAAAGGTTGAAAAAATGTTTAGGGAGAGATTCCTACCTCTTAGCTGTCATTCGAAACCACTTACACGCAAAAACCAACCCCACATTCGCTCACCGCGGTAAACAACCCCCTACCCACAGCACCCAGCTTGGCCCCACTTTATTTCTGTTCCGACCTCACCTGCTCAATCGCCGAATTTTCCCACCACAGCGACAACAGCTCCCGCGACGCCGCCCCCCAGCGCACCACCGCGGTCACTCGCTCGCCAGTCCCACCACTTCCAATCCcaacacctcacctcacaaaccaaaacaaatccccctcccaaccgcCCACAATGAGCAGaaccctcctccgctccctccTGGAGCTCCGagcaacagccaccaccacccggccTACCACCTCCCAGCTCCTCCGACCATTCCTCGTCCGGCACCTtcaccaaaccccctcccaaatcgaccccctcccccaacaaacccaaccacaacaacccccaccatcaccaaaccaaccccccgccgtctcccccatcccccgctGCGGCGGCGCACCAAgaaccacctcccccgccaccccagaaaccctctccctcctccccctcctcgctcaCCAGCCAGGCAAAAAGTACCTCCAGCTCTACATCCAAGGCCAAGCCTACCTCGTCACGCCCGGGGACCAGATCCGCCTCCCCTTCAAGATGCCCGGTGTCGCCCCC is a window of Podospora pseudopauciseta strain CBS 411.78 chromosome 1, whole genome shotgun sequence DNA encoding:
- a CDS encoding hypothetical protein (EggNog:ENOG503PGCN), which produces MTTNSATTTTTSLINADITLLIAEQTDLPTLLALASTNKHLNGLINAYEHSIIKSKITTAIPNPLLQPPLGSVLSSHSSSTRQILPPWSFQVAAELERRHTRTETMFNISTVPPTPLISAMFRVPSFAALSRQQFTQLVDLFKRACCLADHICDLALLVKIPAMARELSAVDPYVVQKAIHRTRQGFIKGLEPLDLALLTHLAALGGMAYAEEMGELMSSDPEGLERMVAFKETILREGSAALWGFLHPKEGEVIEGNGPPSLPPRARGSGLGRYIAGKVEGVLRDLHAYEMGLKERDHEEAEGEGEGEWADKEGVREGGWEDDDDDDPFVVLHGLHQTVMGAFPKPVEEPKDDEGDAVIENESEQWEGEGVEYEEVDIEGEDVSSEEEGEIEEEEVEEEEVFPVEPREQLILEVVRSAVPCSV
- a CDS encoding hypothetical protein (EggNog:ENOG503P3PG; COG:J); this translates as MSRTLLRSLLELRATATTTRPTTSQLLRPFLVRHLHQTPSQIDPLPQQTQPQQPPPSPNQPPAVSPIPRCGGAPRTTSPATPETLSLLPLLAHQPGKKYLQLYIQGQAYLVTPGDQIRLPFKMPGVAPGDILRLNRATAIGSRDFTLKGQPYVDENLFECRAVVEGTEAEPMRLKIKKKQRCRRTKTVRSKHKYTVLRVSEVRIKLPGQEEEV